ACCATCGGCGGCAACGTCGCCGAGAACGCGGGCGGGCCGCACTGCCTCGCGTACGGCGTCACCACGAACCACATCCTCGGCCTCGAACTCGTCCTCGCCGACGGCTCTATCGTCGAGGTCGGCGGCAAGACGCGCGACATCCCCGGCTACGACCTCACGGGCCTGGTCACCGGCTCCGAGGGCACCCTGGCGATGGTCACTAAGGCCACTGTGCGCCTCATGCCCGTCCCCGAGACCGGCTATACGCTCGTGGCCCAGTTCAAGGACGTGGTCGACGCGGCGGGCGCCGTCTCACAGATGATCGCGAAGGGGATCGTGCCCCAGTGCATGGAGATGAGCCACTTCGAGGCGCTGGCGCGCCTGCTGGCCGGAGGCGGCGAGCCCGCGGTCACCGCTAGCCTCATCGTCGAGGTCGAAGGGCTGGAGGAGAACGTGGCCGTGCGCGGCCCGGCGATACGCGAGGTGCTGGAAGCGAGCGGCCCGGCGGCGATAACCGTCGCCACCGAGGCGGCGGAGCGAGCGGTCATCTGGGAGGGACGCCGCGCCGCCCTCGGGACCGTGGGGCGCATCGCCCGCAACTACTACGTCCTCGACGGCGTCAGCCCCCGCTCGAAACTGCCACAGGTGCTGCGGCAGGTGGGCGAGATCAGCCAGAAGTACGGGCTGATGCACTCCAGCTCCTTCCACGCCGGTGACGGCAACCTTCACCCCACCTTCGTCTTCGACGGCTCGCAGCCGGAGACGGTGCAGAAGGTGATGGCCGCCGGCGAAGAGATCATGCGCCTATGCGTCGAGGCGGGCGGCAGCATCACCGGCGAGCACGGCGTGGGCCTGGAAAAGCGCGAGTTCATGCGCTTCCTGTTCGACGACGCCGACCTCTCGCCCATGCTGCGGATGCGCAAAGCGTTCGGCGCCGAGATGTTCAACCCGGGCAAGATATTCCCCACGAAAGCGGCGGCTGAGTGATGGCCGAAGAATCGCTGCTCGATGCTATGCGCTCGCTCCTGCCCGCCGACGACGTGCTGACGGGGGGGCTCGAACGGTACGCGGTCGACGGCGTGACGCCGCAGCTCGCCGTCCTGGCGCGCGACGACCACGGAGTCGCGTCGGTGCTCGCGGAAGCGACGCGCCTGGACGCGGCGGTCATCCCCTGGGGCGGCGGCACGTCGATGGCGCTGGGCAACGTCCCCCGCCGCTACGATATCGCCCTCGACGTCACCCGCCTCAATGCCATCGTCGACCACGCGCCGGAAGACCTCACCGTCGTCGTCCAGGCAGGCATGCGGCTGGGCGACCTTCAGGACCACCTGGCGAAGAGCGGCCAGTACCTCCCGTTCGACCCGCCGCAGCCGGAGACGGCGACCATCGGCGGCATACTGGCGTCCAACGCGGGCGGGCCGTCGCGTCACGCTTACGGCTGGCCGCGCGACTGGACGCTGGGGCTGCGGGTCGCCCTCGCCGACGGCAGCGTTACGAAGACGGGCGGGCGAGTGGTCAAGAACGTCGCCGGCTACGACATGACGAAGCTCTACCTCGGCTCCTTCGGCACGCTGGGGGTGATCGTCGAGGCCGCCTTCAAGGTTACCGTCCTCCCTGAGAGCAGGGCCACGCTCGCCGCCTTCTTCCGCGGGCACGGCGCTGCCTGCAAGGCCGCCCTAGCGCTGTACCAGCGGAATCTCGCGATCGAGGCGCTGGAGGTCGCCGGTCCCGGCCCCGTTGACTTGTTCGAAGGGACGGGCGTCCGACAGAAGGGATGGGCGGTGCTCGCGGCGGCTGCGGGTGTCCCGGCCGCGGTCGAGCGCTCGCTCAGGGAGGCCACGCAACTCGCGAGCGACAACGGCGCGGCCTCGACCGAACGGCTCGAGGGCGAGGGCGAGGAGTGTCTGTGGCGCAACGTGCGCGCCTTCATCGCACCGCCCGCAAACGGCGACGGGCTTCTCACGCGCGCGGCGCTCCTGCCTTCGCAGACGGACGCTTTCCTCGACGAGGTCGAGGCGCTGGCGGCGCGTCATCGCGTGAAAGGGCAGTCGGTGGCGCATGCGGGAGTCGGCGGCGTGTACATTCTCTGGCAGGCCGGCAAGCGGAGCCTCTCGGAGCGCGGTGCCCGCCTCCTGGCCGAGCTGCGGAGTGCTGCCTGGGAGTGGGACGCGCCCCTCGTCATCGAGCGCTGCCCGGTTGCGCTCAAGGGCGAGGTCGACGTGTGGGGGGAGCCGCGAGGCGATTTCCCCCTGATGCGCAACGTCAAGGGCCAGCTCGACCCGAAGGGCGTCCTGTCGCCGGGCCGTTTCCTGGGGAGGATGTAGGTGAGCGTTTTCGGACCGGGCAAGAGCTTCGTCGACGCTCCCGACCCGCAGGACATGGGGCGATGCACCCGCTGCGGCTACTGCCTCACTGAATGCCCGACGTTCGTCATGTCGGGCCTCGAGATGGAATCACCGCGCGGCCGCATCCAACTCATCCAGGCCGTCGCCGACGGGCGCATGCCGGCGACCGCGGGCCTGCTCGCGCACCTAGACCTCTGTATACAGTGCCGCGCCTGCGAGCCCGCCTGCCCGTCCGGCGTCCCCTTCGGCAGGGTCATGGAACGCAGCCGGGCCATGGTGCTCGAGCAGAAGGGAGCGGCGCCCTGGAGCTGGCGCCTGCGAAAGCGCCTCGCGGCGTTCTTCCTGGCCCGCCCGCAGCGGCTTCGCTTCGCCGTCCGCCTCCTCCGACTGTACCAGCGTGTGGGGCTGCAGAGGCTCGTCCGCAGCACCCGCCTCCTCAAGTTGTTCCCCTGCCACCTGTACGACATCGAGCTCTTCCTGCCGCCGCTTGCCGATAGCTCCGCCGAGATGCAGCCTTCGTATACCCCGGCGCACTCGAGCGCGCCCGCGCACCGGGTGGCGCTGCTCGTAGGATGCGTTACGCCGCACCTTTATCCCAACCTTAACGAGGCGACCGTGCGCGTTCTCCAGCGGAACGGCTGCGAGGTCATCGTGCCGCCGGAGCAGACGTGCTGCGGCGCCCTCCACGTCCACGCCGGCGACCTCAACGGCGCGCGGGAGCTCGCCCGCCGCAACATCGACGCCTTCTTGCCTCTGAGCGTCGAGGCGGTGGTCGTGAACGCGGCCGGCTGTAGCGCTGCGATGAAGGACTACGCCCATCTGCTGAAGGACGACCCCGCGTACGCGGAGAAGGCGGCGCAGTTTTCGGCCCTCGTTAAGGACATCAACGAGTTCCTCGTCTCTCTACCTTTCGACTCAAAGATGGGACAGGTGAAGGGACGCGTCACTTACCAGGACTCGTGCCACCTGACGCATGCGCAGGGCGCGAAGGCGCAGCCGCGGGCGGTCCTGCAAGCGATCCCCGGCCTGGAGCTGGTGGAGATGGAGACGCCGGAACGCTGTTGCGGCAGCGGCGGTGTGTACAACATCGTCCAGCCGGAGATGTCGTGGCGTTTGCTGAAGGAGAAGATGGCGGACATCGCCGGGACGAAGGCAAGAATCATCGCGACGGCGAACACGGGCTGCATGATGCAACTCGAGGCGGGAATCCGCCGCTACGGACCGAAAGGGGCGCACGTTGCGCATGTCGTCGAGCTGCTGGACGAGGCGTACCGCGCTCTCGACGGGGACTAGCCAGGCTCTCTTCCGCCGCTTACCTCTTGGAACACAGCTCCGCCGCCCGCTCTTCCGCCATGTCGAGTTGCCGCGAGAGCGGCAGGCTGGTGTCGACCGTGAGGCGCGCCTTGTCCCCCAGCTCCGACGGGGGTTCCGCCCGCGACCGTTGCGCCTCGTATATCTCCCAACGTCCGTCTGAGGGGCTCC
The sequence above is drawn from the Dehalococcoidia bacterium genome and encodes:
- a CDS encoding heterodisulfide reductase-related iron-sulfur binding cluster; translated protein: MSVFGPGKSFVDAPDPQDMGRCTRCGYCLTECPTFVMSGLEMESPRGRIQLIQAVADGRMPATAGLLAHLDLCIQCRACEPACPSGVPFGRVMERSRAMVLEQKGAAPWSWRLRKRLAAFFLARPQRLRFAVRLLRLYQRVGLQRLVRSTRLLKLFPCHLYDIELFLPPLADSSAEMQPSYTPAHSSAPAHRVALLVGCVTPHLYPNLNEATVRVLQRNGCEVIVPPEQTCCGALHVHAGDLNGARELARRNIDAFLPLSVEAVVVNAAGCSAAMKDYAHLLKDDPAYAEKAAQFSALVKDINEFLVSLPFDSKMGQVKGRVTYQDSCHLTHAQGAKAQPRAVLQAIPGLELVEMETPERCCGSGGVYNIVQPEMSWRLLKEKMADIAGTKARIIATANTGCMMQLEAGIRRYGPKGAHVAHVVELLDEAYRALDGD
- a CDS encoding FAD-binding oxidoreductase — protein: MAEESLLDAMRSLLPADDVLTGGLERYAVDGVTPQLAVLARDDHGVASVLAEATRLDAAVIPWGGGTSMALGNVPRRYDIALDVTRLNAIVDHAPEDLTVVVQAGMRLGDLQDHLAKSGQYLPFDPPQPETATIGGILASNAGGPSRHAYGWPRDWTLGLRVALADGSVTKTGGRVVKNVAGYDMTKLYLGSFGTLGVIVEAAFKVTVLPESRATLAAFFRGHGAACKAALALYQRNLAIEALEVAGPGPVDLFEGTGVRQKGWAVLAAAAGVPAAVERSLREATQLASDNGAASTERLEGEGEECLWRNVRAFIAPPANGDGLLTRAALLPSQTDAFLDEVEALAARHRVKGQSVAHAGVGGVYILWQAGKRSLSERGARLLAELRSAAWEWDAPLVIERCPVALKGEVDVWGEPRGDFPLMRNVKGQLDPKGVLSPGRFLGRM
- a CDS encoding FAD-binding protein, with the translated sequence MLDKQAVKELKQIVGDDAVFHAPEDLITFEYDATIETALPDVVVLPKTPQQVAAIIRLAARLNVPIVPRGAGTGLSGGCVPVEGGIVIVLTRMNRILELDAVNRLAVVEAGVINFQLDRAARKRGLFFAPDPSSYRVCTIGGNVAENAGGPHCLAYGVTTNHILGLELVLADGSIVEVGGKTRDIPGYDLTGLVTGSEGTLAMVTKATVRLMPVPETGYTLVAQFKDVVDAAGAVSQMIAKGIVPQCMEMSHFEALARLLAGGGEPAVTASLIVEVEGLEENVAVRGPAIREVLEASGPAAITVATEAAERAVIWEGRRAALGTVGRIARNYYVLDGVSPRSKLPQVLRQVGEISQKYGLMHSSSFHAGDGNLHPTFVFDGSQPETVQKVMAAGEEIMRLCVEAGGSITGEHGVGLEKREFMRFLFDDADLSPMLRMRKAFGAEMFNPGKIFPTKAAAE